From Acidobacteriota bacterium, one genomic window encodes:
- a CDS encoding HIT domain-containing protein, translated as MDHLWTPWRYAYITRNDPEARSGVPPELAGWPASEDKHCVFCNMLAATDYAIAHGMPREEAERAAHIVHRGQFCFVCLNAYPYATGHVMVLPYLHTDSLAQTPLDAAHEMMDLAQRMETSLRSVYRPNGINMGMNLGEAAGAGVANHIHLHILPRWIGDTNFMTTTAETRVLPESLDVTWARLRETFHRK; from the coding sequence ATGGACCACCTCTGGACTCCCTGGCGTTATGCCTATATCACCCGCAACGACCCCGAGGCACGGTCCGGCGTACCGCCGGAGCTGGCCGGATGGCCCGCGTCCGAAGACAAGCACTGCGTATTCTGCAACATGCTGGCGGCGACCGACTATGCCATCGCGCATGGGATGCCCCGTGAGGAGGCGGAGCGGGCAGCACACATCGTCCATCGCGGTCAGTTCTGCTTTGTGTGCCTGAACGCCTATCCCTACGCGACGGGCCATGTGATGGTCCTGCCGTACCTGCATACCGATTCACTTGCCCAGACTCCTCTCGACGCAGCGCACGAGATGATGGACCTTGCCCAGCGGATGGAGACCTCCCTGCGAAGCGTCTATCGTCCCAATGGAATCAACATGGGGATGAATCTTGGCGAGGCCGCAGGCGCTGGAGTTGCAAATCATATACATCTGCATATCCTTCCGCGCTGGATCGGTGATACAAACTTCATGACAACCACGGCAGAGACCCGCGTACTACCGGAATCGCTCGACGTGACATGGGCCAGGCTTCGCGAGACGTTTCATCGCAAATAG
- a CDS encoding nuclear transport factor 2 family protein — translation MMAVVLLTCFVALLGARQAEAAAKSHEKKHDVKKEVEALEEQWRVAQLAGDVATMDRMLADDFIGISMSGQVNTKAQQLDRIRTRKLVVSKIELSDMKVKLVGSVAIVTSQADVEGTSEDGSVKGTYRYTRIYQRLPNRMWKITSFEATRIRPRKNGEKTSNRSGIPKGPAEAPTHEPRFG, via the coding sequence ATGATGGCGGTTGTCCTTTTGACCTGTTTTGTTGCCTTGCTGGGCGCGAGGCAGGCAGAGGCGGCGGCGAAAAGTCATGAAAAAAAACATGATGTGAAGAAAGAGGTCGAGGCGCTGGAGGAGCAGTGGCGTGTGGCCCAGCTTGCCGGCGACGTGGCGACGATGGACAGGATGCTGGCCGACGACTTTATCGGCATCTCGATGTCGGGCCAGGTGAATACCAAGGCACAGCAGCTTGACCGTATCCGGACTCGCAAGCTGGTCGTCAGCAAGATCGAGCTCAGCGATATGAAGGTAAAGCTGGTCGGCTCGGTCGCGATCGTCACCTCGCAGGCGGACGTGGAGGGCACGAGTGAAGACGGCTCCGTGAAGGGAACGTATCGTTACACCAGGATCTACCAGCGTTTGCCCAATAGAATGTGGAAGATCACCAGCTTTGAAGCGACCCGAATCCGGCCGCGGAAGAACGGCGAGAAGACGAGCAACCGATCCGGCATTCCAAAGGGGCCCGCCGAGGCTCCAACCCACGAGCCGAGGTTTGGCTGA
- a CDS encoding antibiotic biosynthesis monooxygenase has protein sequence MVSFTVRMRFDPADRGEIAEILSRLTEGSRAEPGCVSYVCHFVDGEPATVFIYEQYADKAAVDHHRETPHFKQYAVGGLYQKMLDRQLENLIAVC, from the coding sequence ATGGTGAGCTTTACGGTAAGGATGCGGTTCGACCCAGCCGATCGGGGAGAGATCGCGGAGATTCTTTCGAGGTTGACGGAGGGCTCAAGGGCCGAGCCAGGCTGCGTGAGCTATGTCTGCCACTTCGTCGATGGCGAGCCTGCCACGGTCTTCATCTATGAGCAGTATGCGGACAAGGCTGCGGTCGATCATCATCGAGAGACGCCGCACTTCAAGCAGTACGCCGTCGGCGGCCTGTATCAGAAGATGCTGGATCGGCAGTTGGAAAACCTGATAGCGGTCTGCTGA
- a CDS encoding adenylosuccinate synthase gives MSQPRSAVILGAQWGDEGKGKIVDVLSERFSVVARYAGGHNAGHTVIIKGRKFVLQLIPCGVLRPECKGVIGNGVVLDPMAFLNEVKKLKDAGLPVDGQLFVSNRAQVILPYHRMIELAAENAPGRTKIGTTSRGIGPAYEDKMHRSGLRVVDMLNPALLRTHIENACHEKNTIAHALFGTEPLDPKTMYEEYARAAEQVAPFVTDTAVLLNHELDKGGNVMFEGAQGALLDIDHGTYPFVTSSSATAGGAVTGTGVGPTRIDTVIGVTKAYVTRVGEGPFPTEIHDDTADLLRARGQEYGAVTGRPRRCGWLDLPLLRYSNMINSTEWLVVTKMDVMDECDEIPVCTGYKINGKVTDVIPADMRGFDEIQPIYTKLKGWKSSTEGITEWDKLPKLAQEYLRFLEKESNAKIGMVSTGPDREQTMTLPEFDAALKG, from the coding sequence GTGAGTCAACCGAGATCTGCGGTCATTTTGGGTGCCCAGTGGGGCGATGAGGGTAAAGGCAAGATTGTGGACGTGCTGTCGGAGAGGTTCTCCGTGGTGGCGCGTTATGCGGGAGGCCACAACGCCGGCCACACGGTCATCATCAAGGGCCGCAAGTTCGTCCTGCAGTTGATCCCGTGCGGCGTTCTGCGTCCGGAGTGCAAGGGTGTGATCGGCAACGGTGTGGTGCTCGACCCGATGGCCTTCCTCAACGAGGTCAAGAAGCTGAAGGACGCCGGTCTTCCGGTGGACGGGCAGCTCTTTGTCTCGAACCGCGCGCAGGTGATTCTGCCGTACCACCGCATGATTGAGCTGGCGGCGGAGAATGCTCCCGGCCGTACGAAGATCGGGACGACCAGCCGCGGCATCGGGCCAGCGTATGAAGACAAGATGCACCGCAGCGGCCTGCGAGTAGTGGATATGCTGAACCCGGCGCTGCTGCGCACCCATATTGAGAACGCCTGCCACGAGAAGAACACGATCGCCCATGCGCTGTTCGGCACCGAGCCGCTCGACCCGAAGACGATGTACGAGGAGTATGCGCGCGCTGCCGAGCAGGTGGCTCCGTTTGTGACGGATACGGCTGTGTTGCTGAACCACGAGCTGGACAAGGGCGGTAACGTGATGTTCGAGGGCGCACAGGGCGCGTTGCTGGACATCGACCATGGAACATACCCGTTTGTCACCTCGTCGTCGGCTACGGCTGGTGGCGCGGTGACGGGAACCGGAGTCGGGCCGACGCGCATCGACACCGTCATCGGCGTGACCAAGGCATATGTTACCCGCGTCGGAGAAGGGCCGTTCCCGACGGAGATTCACGACGATACCGCCGACCTGCTGCGCGCGCGGGGGCAGGAGTACGGCGCTGTGACCGGGCGTCCTCGCCGCTGCGGTTGGCTCGATCTGCCGCTGCTGCGTTACTCGAACATGATTAACTCGACCGAGTGGCTGGTCGTCACCAAGATGGATGTGATGGACGAGTGCGACGAGATTCCGGTCTGCACCGGCTACAAGATCAACGGCAAGGTGACGGACGTCATCCCGGCCGATATGCGCGGCTTCGACGAGATTCAGCCGATCTACACGAAGCTGAAGGGCTGGAAGTCGTCGACCGAGGGCATCACGGAGTGGGACAAGCTGCCGAAGCTGGCGCAGGAGTATCTTCGCTTCCTGGAAAAGGAATCGAACGCCAAGATCGGCATGGTTTCGACGGGCCCCGACCGTGAACAGACGATGACGCTGCCGGAGTTCGACGCGGCGCTGAAGGGATAA
- a CDS encoding fused MFS/spermidine synthase, with product MPSNRLLYGSAVFLSAFLLFSIEPLAAKQLLPALGGSSAVWLTCLVFFQATLLLGYLYAHWIGRPGPDPKRQQRLHTALIALALLALGSNLLFRATPASTDHPVLAIFWTLGRTIGLPFLLLASTSPLLQVWLAQHEAAATGEPAPVWYRMFALSNAGSLIALLAYPTLIEPHLALRTQRILWSAAFILFAILAFVIASQSRKRAAELASPPKKGEAVISASEPAASTKTHRWLWFLLPLAAAMQLSAVTAHLTINIAAIPLLWVLPLAVYLLTFIVAFDRPTLYKRPIVVRLLVVMLASLGYALSKADFSLPIGLTIAFFLVECFVACLFCHGEAYRLRPGRASEATLFYLLVAAGGATGTFLVGIAFPLIFSSNYDLALAFFATAACALAAMWNEGWAQRLLWATASGLLFVLVMALHTGYQRQSLVAVRNFYGTLQVKQSVALLQHSTMRTLLHGTIQHGTQIFSPEFSRVPTTYYATDSGAGLALRFCCNNRPRTIGVIGLGTGTLAAYGQPGDTIRFYELNPQVPPIAHSLFTYLRDSGAKTSIVPGDARTSLTAELVKGGPQNFDILVVDAFSGDAIPLHLLTIEAIRLYVAHLKPTGILAFHVSNQYLDLAPELGLLGAAAHLDVRDFASAPKDDRGEFRAEWVLMTADPTFFNQHEIAFEAEHIPAMPGLRLWTDDYSSLLPLLQLGRHWN from the coding sequence ATGCCCTCAAACCGCCTGCTCTACGGCTCAGCCGTCTTCCTCTCGGCCTTTCTGCTCTTTTCCATCGAGCCTCTCGCCGCCAAACAGCTTCTCCCCGCACTGGGAGGATCCTCCGCCGTCTGGCTCACCTGCCTCGTCTTCTTCCAGGCGACCCTGCTGCTGGGCTATCTCTATGCGCACTGGATAGGCCGCCCCGGCCCCGACCCCAAACGGCAGCAGCGCCTGCATACCGCGCTGATTGCGCTTGCTCTGCTTGCCCTCGGCTCAAACCTTCTCTTCAGGGCGACTCCTGCCAGCACAGACCACCCCGTGCTCGCCATCTTCTGGACACTGGGCCGCACCATCGGACTTCCCTTCCTTCTGCTGGCATCGACCAGCCCCCTGTTGCAGGTATGGCTCGCACAGCACGAGGCTGCGGCGACCGGCGAACCCGCCCCGGTCTGGTATCGGATGTTCGCGCTCTCGAACGCTGGCTCGCTGATCGCCCTGCTCGCTTACCCCACGCTCATCGAGCCGCATCTGGCGCTTCGCACCCAGCGCATTCTCTGGTCGGCGGCCTTTATCCTCTTTGCGATCCTCGCCTTTGTCATCGCCTCGCAATCTCGCAAGAGAGCAGCAGAACTGGCATCTCCACCGAAAAAGGGCGAAGCGGTGATATCCGCCTCTGAACCGGCAGCTTCAACAAAGACCCATCGCTGGCTCTGGTTCCTGCTCCCGCTTGCCGCCGCCATGCAGTTGAGCGCCGTGACGGCGCACCTCACGATCAACATTGCCGCCATCCCGCTGCTCTGGGTGCTTCCGCTCGCGGTCTACCTGCTGACGTTCATCGTCGCCTTTGACCGTCCCACGCTCTATAAGCGGCCAATCGTCGTGCGCCTGCTTGTGGTGATGCTTGCCAGCCTGGGCTACGCGCTCTCGAAGGCGGACTTCTCGCTGCCTATCGGCCTCACCATCGCCTTCTTCCTCGTCGAGTGCTTCGTCGCCTGCCTCTTCTGCCATGGCGAAGCCTACCGGCTGCGCCCCGGGCGCGCCTCTGAGGCGACGCTGTTCTATCTGCTCGTCGCGGCGGGTGGAGCCACCGGGACCTTCCTCGTCGGCATCGCCTTCCCACTCATCTTCTCCTCCAACTACGATCTCGCGCTCGCCTTCTTCGCCACCGCTGCCTGCGCGCTTGCCGCCATGTGGAACGAAGGCTGGGCGCAGCGCCTGCTGTGGGCCACGGCCAGCGGCCTTCTCTTTGTGCTCGTCATGGCGCTGCACACCGGCTATCAACGCCAGAGCCTCGTCGCAGTCCGAAACTTCTACGGCACGTTGCAGGTCAAGCAATCGGTCGCGCTCCTCCAACACTCCACCATGCGAACGCTGCTGCATGGAACGATCCAGCACGGCACGCAGATATTCTCGCCCGAGTTCAGCCGCGTCCCCACCACCTACTACGCGACCGACTCAGGGGCGGGGCTCGCGCTGCGCTTCTGCTGCAACAACCGGCCGCGAACGATCGGCGTTATCGGCCTCGGCACCGGAACGCTTGCCGCTTATGGGCAGCCCGGCGACACCATCCGCTTCTACGAGCTCAACCCGCAGGTGCCGCCCATCGCACACAGCCTCTTCACGTATCTCCGCGACTCCGGCGCGAAGACTTCCATCGTCCCCGGCGATGCGCGGACTTCGCTCACGGCTGAACTGGTCAAAGGCGGACCGCAGAACTTCGACATCCTCGTCGTCGACGCCTTCTCAGGCGATGCGATTCCTCTGCATCTGCTGACGATCGAAGCCATACGGCTCTACGTCGCGCACCTGAAGCCGACCGGCATTCTGGCCTTCCACGTCTCCAACCAGTATCTCGACCTGGCGCCTGAGCTTGGCCTGCTCGGAGCTGCCGCACATCTCGACGTGCGCGACTTCGCCTCAGCCCCAAAGGACGACCGCGGCGAGTTCCGCGCCGAATGGGTGCTGATGACCGCCGATCCCACCTTCTTCAATCAACACGAGATCGCATTCGAGGCCGAACACATTCCTGCAATGCCCGGCCTGCGGCTCTGGACCGATGACTACTCCAGCCTGCTGCCGCTGTTGCAGCTTGGGCGCCACTGGAACTAG
- a CDS encoding M15 family metallopeptidase: MASTTLLVPAPIFAQQISFHIQPLHPIDELRANALAMQPPHEQGSFRKPELVELTKLDPTIKLDIRYATSNNFLGTPVYTEARAFLQRPAAEALLRTLPELRAQGYGILIHDGYRPWYVTKIFWDATPDPQKIFVADPKAGSRHNRGCAVDLSLYDLKTGEEVVMPSGYDEMTERAYANYPGGTTEEQERRAILRHAMEKQGFFVNPKEWWHFDYKDWKEYPILNVRFEDLVLAK; the protein is encoded by the coding sequence ATGGCCAGCACAACTCTGCTGGTCCCGGCCCCCATCTTCGCCCAGCAGATCAGCTTCCATATTCAGCCGTTGCATCCGATCGACGAGTTGCGCGCGAATGCTCTCGCCATGCAGCCTCCGCACGAGCAGGGCAGCTTTCGCAAGCCCGAGCTTGTGGAACTCACGAAGCTGGACCCAACCATCAAGCTCGATATTCGATACGCCACCTCAAACAATTTTCTCGGGACCCCGGTTTATACCGAGGCGCGCGCCTTTCTTCAGAGGCCGGCGGCAGAGGCCTTGCTGCGGACCCTGCCCGAGTTGCGAGCGCAGGGGTACGGCATCCTCATTCACGACGGATATCGGCCGTGGTATGTCACGAAGATCTTCTGGGACGCCACGCCCGATCCACAGAAGATCTTCGTCGCCGACCCGAAAGCGGGTTCGCGGCACAACCGCGGCTGCGCCGTCGACCTTTCACTCTACGACCTGAAGACGGGCGAAGAGGTCGTGATGCCCAGCGGTTATGACGAGATGACTGAGCGCGCCTACGCCAACTATCCCGGCGGCACTACAGAAGAACAGGAGAGGCGGGCAATCCTGCGCCACGCTATGGAGAAGCAGGGATTCTTCGTCAACCCGAAGGAGTGGTGGCACTTCGATTACAAGGACTGGAAAGAGTATCCGATTCTCAATGTAAGGTTTGAAGACCTTGTCCTGGCGAAGTGA
- a CDS encoding DEAD/DEAH box helicase, which yields MPRIPHNSKKQAATASQKTADAANVFDLFHPVTAKWFKASFDAPTAPQIEGWPAIAKGESTLILAPTGTGKTLTAFLWCLDKLMLRSEPTSGCRVVYISPLKALAADVERNLRAPLAGIAKTAEQEGVAVRIPEISVRTGDTSQRDRARFRRHPGEILITTPESLYLLLTSEGGEALRSVETVIIDEIHALVPTKRGAHLALSMERLEALAARPIQRIGLSATQRPLEEVARFLGGAHVEQRERKRAARTTHKVEAETSTVLMEATGEASDEAAASYRPVTIVNAGARKALELRVEVPVEDMARLGQSDEPLLGGSTSQGSKRTSLWQSIYPRLLELIREQTSTLIFVNARRTAERLAGALNDLAGEPIVRAHHGSLAAAQRVEIEELLKAGGIKALVATSSLELGIDMGAIDLVIQIAAPPSVAGGMQRIGRAGHQVGAPSTGVIFPKYRADLIACAAVTRAMHQGHVESTRFLRNPLDVLAQQIVATVAHPPLAIEDVERRRARRSEEDEGPGIGYDALLQLVRGAAPFAGLSRNVFDGVLDMLAGRYPSDEFAELRPRITWDRTRDWITPRTGAKRIAILNGGTIPDRGMYGVFLAGQRTKPVRVGELDEEMVFESRVGETFILGASTWRIEEITHDRVLVSAAPGEAGKMPFWHGDQAGRPLEFGRTIGALIRELREMPRTVAIARLTAEHDLDPAAAENVLRYLADQEAATTAVPDDCNIVVERVRDELGHWRVCILTPFGSRVHAPWAMAITHKLREANGPEVETMWSEDGFVLRFPETDQAPDVEQLMLGPEEAADMVLRQLGSTSLFAAKFRESAARALLLPRRRADGRSPLWQQRKRAYDLLSVASRYASFPILLEAYRECMRDVFDIPALMEILRLVANRGIRIHTADSRTPSPFASALLFSYVANYIYDGDAPLAERRAQALAIDQDQLRELMGDADLRELLDAGAIEQTEEQLQGLATSYQARNMDAVHDLLLRVGDLSADELLHRTADAETAASIQRLQRARRVLEVRIAGEKHFIAVEDASRYRDGLGISLPQGLPKAFLAEAPDAVVDLLRRYARTHGPFTTQEIAGRFGISANAAETVLRVLVQSGRIVEGGFRPGGVHREWCDNEVLRSIRRKSLARLRKEVEPVEQATLARLVTRWQGVVQRRRGLDALLDVIENLQGAAIPASILETEILPARLDGYKPSDLDMLIAAGEVVWVGLEPLGEHDGRVALYLAERLAHLWPPAQEDATALSDRQQAIVEYLRTKGASFFQDLHDGVGGGYPGETLDALWSLAWRGMVTNDGMAALRAYCERPGSAKKPARRVHNQMGFRSRRTTPPTGQGRWGLQATAFAGNPDAASITAWRHATAQQLLNRYGVVFRETAQAENLPGGFSAVYDVLKAMEESGKIRRGYFVADLGATQFALPAAVDLLRSLREGGRMQARTDRMEIVQLAATDPANPYGALLRWPAMEDAASSLTRSVGARVILCNGALVAYLRRANSNVQLFLPQDEPMRSNIARALSAFLVERIQEQSENAEAVRGMLIATINGVPAGEHWMARFLLDAGFSAGAMGFNIRRELSSMPGTGRTR from the coding sequence ATGCCTCGAATCCCGCACAATTCGAAGAAGCAGGCTGCGACTGCGTCTCAGAAGACAGCCGACGCTGCGAATGTCTTCGATCTGTTTCACCCGGTAACCGCGAAGTGGTTCAAGGCCTCCTTCGATGCGCCTACCGCACCGCAGATTGAAGGCTGGCCCGCGATTGCGAAGGGCGAGTCGACGCTGATACTTGCGCCGACAGGCACAGGCAAGACTCTCACGGCGTTCCTCTGGTGCCTGGACAAGCTGATGCTGCGCTCTGAACCGACTTCAGGATGCAGGGTCGTCTACATCTCTCCGCTGAAGGCGCTGGCGGCCGACGTGGAACGCAACCTGCGCGCGCCGCTTGCGGGAATCGCGAAGACGGCAGAGCAGGAAGGCGTAGCTGTGCGCATTCCCGAGATCAGCGTCAGGACCGGCGACACCTCGCAAAGAGACCGGGCGCGGTTTCGCAGGCATCCGGGAGAGATTCTGATCACCACCCCGGAGAGCCTCTACCTGCTGCTGACCTCGGAGGGCGGCGAGGCGCTGCGCTCCGTTGAGACCGTCATCATCGACGAGATCCACGCGCTGGTTCCAACCAAGCGCGGCGCGCATCTTGCGCTGTCGATGGAGCGGCTGGAAGCGCTTGCCGCCCGGCCAATTCAACGCATTGGGCTGTCTGCGACACAGCGCCCGCTGGAGGAGGTTGCGCGATTTCTTGGCGGCGCTCATGTGGAACAGCGCGAACGCAAGCGCGCGGCACGGACAACTCACAAAGTCGAGGCGGAGACATCGACGGTGTTGATGGAGGCGACAGGCGAAGCCTCTGATGAGGCCGCGGCCTCTTATCGTCCGGTCACCATCGTCAATGCAGGGGCAAGGAAGGCGCTGGAGTTACGGGTTGAGGTTCCGGTTGAAGATATGGCACGGCTCGGGCAGAGCGACGAGCCACTGCTGGGCGGGTCAACGTCTCAAGGATCGAAGCGAACTTCCCTATGGCAGTCGATCTATCCGCGCTTGCTCGAGCTGATTCGCGAGCAGACTTCAACGCTGATCTTCGTCAATGCGCGAAGGACCGCAGAGCGGCTGGCGGGAGCATTGAACGATCTGGCGGGAGAGCCGATCGTTCGCGCGCATCATGGATCGCTGGCAGCCGCGCAGAGAGTGGAGATTGAAGAGCTGCTGAAGGCGGGAGGCATCAAGGCGCTGGTGGCGACGTCTTCGCTCGAGCTGGGTATCGATATGGGGGCGATCGATCTCGTGATCCAGATTGCAGCGCCTCCATCGGTTGCAGGAGGAATGCAGCGCATCGGTCGCGCGGGGCACCAGGTTGGCGCGCCATCGACCGGCGTCATCTTTCCGAAGTATCGCGCCGACCTGATTGCATGCGCCGCCGTCACGCGGGCCATGCACCAGGGACACGTCGAATCGACGCGGTTCCTGCGGAACCCGCTTGATGTGCTCGCGCAGCAGATCGTGGCCACCGTTGCGCATCCGCCGCTCGCTATTGAGGACGTAGAGAGACGCCGCGCGCGGCGCAGCGAGGAGGACGAAGGCCCGGGCATCGGCTACGACGCGCTGTTGCAACTGGTGCGTGGGGCCGCTCCCTTTGCGGGGCTCAGCCGAAACGTCTTCGACGGCGTGCTCGACATGCTGGCAGGCCGCTATCCTTCAGACGAGTTCGCGGAGCTGCGGCCACGCATCACGTGGGACCGCACAAGAGACTGGATTACTCCCAGGACCGGAGCAAAGAGGATTGCGATCCTCAACGGCGGAACGATTCCCGACCGTGGGATGTATGGCGTCTTTCTTGCCGGTCAACGAACGAAGCCGGTACGCGTTGGCGAACTGGATGAAGAGATGGTCTTTGAGAGCAGAGTGGGCGAGACCTTTATCCTTGGCGCGTCGACATGGCGCATCGAGGAGATCACGCACGACCGCGTGCTTGTATCGGCCGCTCCCGGCGAAGCGGGCAAGATGCCGTTCTGGCATGGCGATCAGGCAGGCAGGCCGCTGGAGTTTGGCAGGACCATTGGCGCGCTGATACGCGAGCTGCGCGAGATGCCGCGCACGGTAGCGATCGCCAGACTCACCGCGGAGCACGACCTCGATCCAGCCGCGGCGGAGAACGTGTTGCGCTATCTTGCCGATCAGGAGGCCGCAACTACTGCCGTTCCTGACGACTGCAACATCGTCGTTGAGCGGGTGCGCGACGAGCTGGGACACTGGCGCGTCTGCATCCTGACTCCGTTTGGCAGCAGGGTCCATGCGCCCTGGGCGATGGCCATCACGCACAAGCTGCGGGAAGCCAATGGCCCCGAAGTCGAGACCATGTGGAGCGAAGACGGTTTTGTCCTTCGCTTCCCCGAGACCGATCAAGCGCCCGATGTAGAACAACTGATGCTTGGGCCGGAAGAGGCGGCGGACATGGTCCTGCGCCAGCTTGGCTCCACTTCGCTGTTTGCCGCGAAGTTCCGCGAGAGCGCGGCGCGGGCGCTTCTGCTTCCACGGCGGAGAGCGGATGGGCGAAGCCCTTTATGGCAGCAGCGAAAGCGCGCGTACGACCTGCTGAGTGTGGCCAGCCGTTATGCTTCGTTCCCGATCCTGCTGGAGGCCTATCGCGAGTGCATGCGCGATGTCTTCGACATACCGGCGCTGATGGAAATACTGCGGCTGGTCGCGAACCGCGGCATCCGCATTCATACGGCCGATTCGCGCACGCCCTCTCCTTTTGCATCGGCCCTGCTGTTCAGCTACGTCGCCAACTATATCTACGATGGCGACGCTCCACTGGCGGAGCGACGCGCGCAGGCTTTGGCCATCGACCAGGACCAACTGCGCGAGCTGATGGGCGATGCCGACCTTCGCGAGCTGCTCGACGCAGGCGCAATCGAGCAGACCGAGGAACAGTTGCAGGGCCTGGCGACGAGCTACCAGGCTCGCAACATGGATGCCGTGCATGACCTGTTGCTGCGCGTAGGAGACCTGAGCGCCGATGAACTCCTGCATCGAACCGCGGACGCAGAGACTGCCGCGAGCATCCAACGCTTGCAGCGAGCGCGTCGTGTTCTAGAGGTACGCATCGCCGGCGAGAAGCACTTCATCGCCGTGGAGGATGCTTCTCGATATCGCGACGGCCTGGGCATCTCGCTGCCGCAGGGCTTGCCGAAGGCTTTTTTAGCCGAAGCGCCGGATGCAGTTGTGGACCTGCTTCGCAGGTATGCGCGAACTCACGGGCCGTTTACGACGCAGGAGATCGCCGGGCGCTTTGGCATTTCGGCAAACGCTGCCGAGACGGTTCTGAGGGTGCTGGTGCAGTCTGGACGCATTGTTGAAGGGGGATTCCGGCCGGGCGGGGTTCACCGCGAGTGGTGCGACAACGAGGTGCTTCGCTCCATACGGCGCAAGAGTCTTGCACGGCTGCGCAAGGAAGTTGAGCCGGTGGAGCAGGCGACGCTGGCGCGCCTGGTCACGCGCTGGCAGGGAGTCGTGCAAAGGCGGCGTGGACTCGATGCCCTGCTGGATGTTATCGAAAATCTGCAAGGCGCAGCGATACCGGCGTCCATTCTCGAAACAGAGATACTGCCCGCCCGTCTGGACGGATATAAGCCATCAGATCTCGACATGCTGATCGCCGCGGGAGAGGTGGTGTGGGTGGGCCTGGAGCCGTTGGGCGAGCACGACGGACGAGTCGCGCTCTATCTTGCGGAACGGCTCGCGCATCTCTGGCCTCCCGCGCAGGAAGACGCAACTGCGCTCAGCGACCGGCAGCAGGCGATCGTCGAATATCTGCGCACAAAAGGGGCCTCGTTCTTTCAGGACCTGCATGATGGCGTTGGCGGTGGCTACCCGGGAGAGACGCTCGATGCGCTGTGGTCTCTCGCGTGGAGAGGCATGGTGACCAACGATGGCATGGCTGCGCTGCGCGCCTATTGCGAGCGGCCAGGCAGCGCAAAAAAGCCCGCTCGACGAGTTCACAACCAGATGGGATTTCGCTCGCGGCGAACGACGCCTCCCACAGGGCAGGGGCGATGGGGCCTTCAGGCGACGGCGTTTGCAGGCAATCCGGATGCTGCGTCTATCACAGCGTGGAGACACGCCACCGCACAACAATTGTTGAACCGTTACGGCGTGGTGTTTCGCGAGACGGCACAAGCAGAGAACCTGCCCGGGGGCTTCTCCGCCGTCTACGACGTGCTGAAGGCCATGGAGGAGAGCGGGAAGATACGGCGGGGATATTTTGTCGCCGACCTCGGTGCGACACAGTTTGCGCTTCCCGCAGCAGTTGATCTGCTTCGTTCGCTGCGCGAGGGCGGACGCATGCAGGCCAGGACCGATCGTATGGAGATCGTTCAACTGGCCGCCACCGATCCCGCAAATCCTTATGGAGCCCTGTTGCGCTGGCCAGCGATGGAAGATGCAGCATCGTCGTTGACGCGAAGCGTAGGCGCGCGAGTCATCCTCTGCAACGGCGCACTCGTCGCCTATCTGCGAAGAGCAAACAGCAATGTGCAACTCTTCCTCCCTCAAGACGAGCCGATGCGCTCAAACATCGCGCGGGCCTTGTCGGCATTTCTTGTGGAGCGCATTCAGGAGCAGAGTGAAAACGCGGAAGCGGTCCGCGGCATGTTGATCGCTACAATAAATGGCGTCCCTGCCGGAGAGCACTGGATGGCCCGCTTCCTGCTCGATGCAGGATTTTCCGCAGGCGCAATGGGCTTCAACATCCGGCGCGAACTATCTTCGATGCCCGGTACAGGAAGGACACGATGA